Within the Opitutaceae bacterium TAV5 genome, the region AATCCTTTGCGCTCTTTGCGGCCTTTGTGTAAAAATCCGGAAGCTTTGGGCTTTTGGTATTAGACCACTCATGGACACCAATAGACACTGATACGGAGAAGGGCTGGATTGCTGACGTAGTCCGGAGCTTTGGCCTGCATCTTTCATCCGAAGGAGCGCCTGCCATGTAGCTGCGAACGTAAGTTCACAGGCTCCGGGGGGGAGGGCGATTCCCTGCGAACTTACGTTCGCAGCTGCGTGGCAGGCGTCACTTCGGCTTGGTGAAGCGCGGGGTGATCGGGGGCATCAGTTCCTCCCACGGGCACGCGAGCGCGGCCTGGAGGCGCATGGCGGTCGTCACGAGGATGTTGGTCTGCCCGGCCTCGATTTTTTGGAGCACGCGCGGATGCAGGTCCACCAGCTCGGCAAGTTTCTCTTGGGTCAGGTTCCGGTTCCAGCGGGCACGCCGGACGTTTTCTCCCAAGCGAACAAGGAGGGCGTTCAGCGGATCATTTTTTGGTTTCCCGGGAGGCACGCCATATTATGGCGTAAAAAATACTTGACGCGAACGCCACAGCGTAGCGTGATGGAATGACTCATTTGATACCTTTTCCCCGGTCTTTGTAAAAAAACACGCTACAACGTAGCGTACTAATTAATCCTCAAAATCCGTTTTCCCACCCGTAAACCTATGCATAACAAAATAACATCCCCCCTCCGCCAGCGCTCCCGCGCATCGGCGTTCACCCTCATCGAATTGCTGACGGTCATCGCGATCATCGGCATCCTCGCCGCCATCATCATCCCGACCGTCGGCAAAGTCCGTGAGACGGCCCGCCGCATAGTTGACGCCAGCAATCTGCGACAGATCGGCCAAGCCGCGCTGATCTTTGCGACAGACAACCAGGACACCCTCCCCAACAAAGTCAGCGTCGCCGCCGATGCCACTTTCGGAACCAACGTGGGCACGGGCGGCACCGAAACAGTGAAAGCATTTGCGGCTGCTCTTGCCGTGGGCGGTGGCCTGAACGACGGCACCATCTGGGTCTCCCAAGGTGACACCACAACCACCAAAGGCACCGAGAATCAAAAAGTCTCCACGGTTATCGACGGAACCACCAAGCAGAAGTTTGAGGCAAACTTCAGCGACATCAACGCCGCTTACGGTGTGACCCTTGGCCTCATCGCCACGGATTCATCCACCACCCCCATCGCCTTCACCCGCGGCATTCTTGCTGCAACCGATGGCAAGTGGTCAAAGACCTTGGGCGTCTATAAGGATGCTGGCGGACACATCGTGTTCCTGGGTGGCAATGTTCAGTGGTACAGGAACCTTACCGTCAACAACACCAATGGTGATCTGATCAAAACAGATGGCACCGCGACAAAAGTGATCAAGGAAACCATCACGAGCACTCGCAAAATGATCGAGGAGAACAATGCCGGTGCTGATGGTACGGCAGTAGCCGGAACAGGCACTTGAGGTTTGTTTTCTCCTCCTTGGCGGGAGGCTATGAATTTCCCCACATTTCCACTGGCGCACGACGGTGTCGTGTAAACGTCAAATACCGCATTTGCCTCTATGGGGGCCGGTCCATCCCGTTGTTATAGGGGGGCTGGCAGCGTGCGCCGGTGGTCCATTTCTTTCCGCGTTTCCGGTTTGAATCGGCAGTGACCGGTATTCGGTCTGCCAACTCACGTTGGGAGCTACGGTTGCGGGCGGGACACCTGCGCCACGCCGAGATCGTTCTCTTACTCCTGCTCGTTCTTTTTCTCTTCCGGATTCCGGATTTTCCTCGTTCCTGTCCGCGCTCTCTTCTCTGGCGTCCAGAGTCCGGACAGGAGAAAGATCAAGAGAAAGAGAACGATTCCAGACATCTGTAGGGTATCCCTGCAGGTGTCGGGCTCGTTGCCCGGCAGAGGGCCGGAAGGCGGAAGGCAGTGGACCGAGCATCGGACTGCGGCTGTTTGACGGATGCCGGACTCCGGATGACGGGATATGGGCTCTGGACACTCTGGACACTCTGGACTCGCTGGACGCTCCCGGACTGCCTCCGGAGCAACAAAAAGCCCGCCGGGGTTGGCGGGCTGGCGGGCCGTGGATGGCGCGGGGCGCGGGCTAGCGGGACTGGTGTTCGGCGCGCAGGTGTTCGAGAAGGGCGTTGAGTTGGGCGAGAGGTTTGCCGATGAGGTTCTTTCGCGGCGCCACTTTCTTGCCGAGGATCTCCTGCATCGCCTGGATGCGCCCGATCAGTTCGCCGCGTTCAAGACCACGTTCAAGGCCGCGTTCAAGACCTTGTTTGATGCCTTGGCGGATACCTTTGCGGATGCCTTCCTGTTCAAGTCGTTTTGCGGTGCTCATGAATATTTTCCTATGTTCGGTCGGAACGTGTGCGACAACAATCTTCCCGATTTCCCGTTTTTTCAATTCGGAACTATGTAGCAGATAAGTCCAGAGCTGGTTGGCGACGGCTCTGGTCGCCGCCTGGTCGGGGTCGGCGAAAAGCTCGTCGATCAGGCGCGAGATTTTGCGGATGTTCATCATGCCGAGGCGCTCGCCCTGGAGCGCGCCGAGAATGGCGCGGGCCAGGTGGCCGTCGGCCAGCTTTTCGAACGGGAGACCGGCCAGTTCCACGACGATAAAACCGCAATCGGGCATGAAGGTGCGCGCCCACTTTTCCATGTGCGGGGGCACGTCGATCAGGTCGGCCAGTCGCCAGATTTTTCCCCATTTGCCGGGGCCGGGGTGCAACAGGATGGGCACCACCAGCGGGAGTTTTTCCGATTCGGGGTGGCTTTCCGCCTGCGCCGTGCCTCTCGCCTCTGCGCGGTCCCGGGTGTCCTGCTGCCAGACCAGAACCGTCTCCTCGGCGAAACGTTGCGCCATGAACCGGTCGATCTTCGTCTGGTGTTCGACCAGGATATAAAAATGCACCGTTCCTCCGGCAACGCCGATCCGGTAAACAATGTCCTCCCGGCGTTCAGCCAGGGCTTCGTTGATGCCGGATACCGGGCTGACCCGGAGCGTCTTCCAGTCGATCTGCGCGACCATTTCACGCGGCAGCCATTTTTTCAGAAACTGCCGGGCCACCACGGGCAGGGAAAACGCATGGCGGAATATCCTGTCGTGCCTGCCGCCGTTGCCCGCCGCCTTCCTCGTCGCCTTCGACCTCCCGGGGGCGGGGGCCTCGGGTGTCTTCGTCGGCTGCGACCGGGGGGCCGCGTTTGCGGCGGCTGCGCCGGGTATGGCGGCGGGCGAAGGTTTGCCAAGGGCGGGCTGGTCGTGAGGGGAGGTCATTGGCCGGGATGCCAGCGGGTTTGCCCGACGCCGGCAAAACTTTGTTGCCGATGCGCGTTGCGCCGGGCGCATGTCCCGGGCGTCTCGCCCGCGCCACGACGGTCACAAAAACAGTAACTGGAGGCTGGCGTCGGGGTGGGTGCGGCGGGCGGCGAGGTCCTGGACGTAGCGCAGCGCCTCGGCGTAGTCGCGCTGTCGGCGAGGGGTGGAGCGTTTTTCCTTCGGCAAAAACGCCGGTCGTAGGTTGGTGACGAGCAGGGTCGACTCTCGCCAGGGCGCGAGGCGTTTGAGTCCGGCCATCAGCTCGGCGCGCGCAAAGAGCGGCGTGGCGGAGGTGACGGTGGCGAGAGCATCCCAGTGAAAAAATCCGTGGTCGGGGCGCTGGTCATGAAAAAAGCGTCCGAGCAGGCGGGCGGCGGCGGCCGTGAAGGCGGCGTCATAACGCGTGGCGAACTCGGGGTGTTCGCGCGTCTGCTCCTCCAGTTCGGCGAGGCTGAACGCGATGGCCTCTTGGATCTGCCGGGCCAGATAAAGGTCGTGGCCGGTCAGCGGAGCAAAAAGGGCGTTGATGAAATAGAGGCGGCGCAACTGGTCGCGGGGAAGGGCGGGCATTCGTGAAAAGGCGGATGGAGGCTGATACCGGTGTCTCTGATGTTTTTGATTTTACACAAAGATCGCGAAGACCGCGAAGTTTCAGGAAGCCAAACCTTTGTGATCTTTGCGATCTTTGTGTAAAAATCCGGAGGCTTTGAGAGGTTGGCGGGTGAGACTGAAGGGAACTGCTAAAAATTACACAGAGGACACAGAGGAGGCACACGGAGCGCGAAAGCGCGGAGATGGCGCACCCGCAGGGTGCGGTCTGGAGCGAAGCGCAAGGCCTGGCTGGACCGGGCACCCGCGCAGCGGGTGGGCCTGCCAGCAAAGTTTGGGGAGGCCTGTCCGGCTGAAGGGCGTTTTTTCTGCGAAGGGATGTTTTTGTAATTCATTTATTTTAAATAAAAAAATTTTTGTTAGCGGGAAAAGGTGCGGAGTCGTTTTGTCCTCCCAAAACTCTGCGCCTCCTCTGTGAACTCTGTGTAATCTCTGATTCCTAGAACCTCCCTGAAAAACCGGAGCGGCGTCCGGGGCGGCAGCGATCCTCCGGTAACCGGTATTCCGGAGGCGTGGGAAGGTCAGGGGGAGGGCGGCAGGTTTTCCGTTTCCGTTTTTTCATTCCCGGCTTTTGTCCCGAGCGTGCTGATTTCTTCCATAAATTCGGAGACGTCACGGAATTCCTTGTACACGCTGGCGAAGCGGACGTAGGCGACCTGGTCGATCTTGCGGAGTTGTTGCATGACGGCGTCGCCAATGGCGCGGGAGGGGATTTCGGAGTCGTACTGCGCTTCGAGGATGTCGATCACGTCTTCGGCGAGCATGGAAATCTGTTCGGCGTCGATGGGACGTTTCTGGCAGGCGACGCGGATGGCGCGGAGGAGTTTGTCGCGGTCGAAATCCTCGCGGCGGCCGTCGCGTTTTTCGACGACGATGCCTTCGCGCACGAGCGTCTCGGTGGTGGTGAAGCGGTGGCCGCATTCCAGGCACTCGCGACGGCGACGGATGGTCGTGCCTTCACGGCTGATGCGGGAGTCGATGACCTTGTCTTCGATGGAGGTGCACTTGGGACAGCGCATATTGGGAAATGCTGAAAATCAGCCAGCGCGTTTTCCGCAGGGAAAGGCGGGCGGGTTCAGTTGAGTGTGAGGAAATTTTCCAGGATTTTCATGCCGCCTTCGGTGGCGATGGATTCGGGATGGAACTGCACGCCCCAGACCGGGAGCGTCTTGTGGCGCAGGCCCATGATCTCGCCTTCCTTCGTCTCGGCGGTGATTTCGAGGCAGTCGGGCAGGGAGGCGCGCTCGACGAGGAGCGAGTGGTAGCGGGTGGCGGCGAAGCCCTGGGGCAGGCCGCGGAAGACGTCGGTGTCCTTGTGCAGGATCGGAGACGTCTTGCCGTGCATGAGGCGGTCGGCGCGCACGACCTTGCCGCCGAAATAGTGGCCGATGGACTGGTGGCCGAGGCAGACGCCGAAGAGCGGTTTTTTCCCGGCGAAGGCGCCGATCATGTCGAGCGAGACGCCGGCTTCGGCGGGCGAACAAGGGCCGGGCGAGATGAGAACGCGGTCGGGGTTGAGCGCGAGGGCCTCGGCGGGCGTGATCTCGTCGTTGCGGAAAACGCGCTGCTCGACGCCCAGTTGTCCGAAGTACTGGACGAGGTTGAAGGTGAACGAGTCGTAGTTGTCGATGACGAGCAGCACGGTGGATACGGTGGTTTACAGGTCGCGGCAAAAGTGGCCGGCGAACGGATGCCGCGAACCCGAAAGTATTCTCCTTTCTGCGGGCGCGGTCAAGCGCGGCGCGCAGGCATGCGGAGGGCGGGCGGGAGATAAATTAATGTGAATCGCTTGCGCGGGCGCGGCATTTGCCTACCGGTGGGGCATGGCACAAGGTTCTGCAGGCAATGTTCTCGCGGCTCTCGCCAGCCTTTTTATCCCCGGCCTCGGTCAACTGTTGCAAGGGCGGCCGCTGATGGCGGTCATCATGTTTGTGCTCGCCGCCGTGCTGTGGGTGTTCCTGCTCGGCTGGATCATCGCCATCTGGTCGGTCATCGATGCGGCGTTGTTCACGCGCAAGACCGCGGTGTGAGGGGACCGGACGAGCGTGCCTGATCCGGGCTCTGGACAGGAGGATTGGCGGCGCGCGGACCGGAAACTCATCCCGCCGTGCGGGGGGCGGCGCCACCATCTGTGTCGCGGGCACAAAAAAAGCGGACCGTCCGGAAACGGTCCGCCTTTGCGGGTGAGTGACGGCCGGAGCCGGTATCCGGTGCCGGATTACAGGCGGCCGGCGTAGATGGCGCTGGCGCCGAGCTCTTCCTCGATGCGGAGGAGCTGGTTGTACTTGGCGATGCGGTCGCTGCGGCTGGCGGAGCCGGTCTTGATCTGGCCGGCGTTGGTGGCCACGGCGATGTCGGCAATGGTCACGTCCTCGGTCTCGCCGGAGCGGTGCGAGATGACGGCGGTGTACTTCGCCTTGTGGGCCATCTCGACGGCATCGAGCGTTTCGGTGAGCGAGCCGATCTGGTTGACCTTGACGAGGATCGAGTTGGCGATGCCCTGCTCGATACCCTTGCGGAGGAAGTCCACGTTGGTGACGAAGAGATCGTCGCCGACGAGCTGCACCTTGTCGCCGATGGCGTCGGTGAGCTTTTTCCAGGTCTTCCAGTCGTTCTCGGCGCAACCGTCCTCGATGGAATCGATCGGGTATTTGGCGGTGAGCTCCTTGTAATAGGCGACAAATTCGTCGCCGGTGAACTGGCGGCCGTCGCTCTTCTTGAAGACGTACTTGCCGGTCTTCTTGTCGATGAACTCGGAGGAGGCGACGTCGAGGGCGAGGGTGATGTCCTTGCCGAGCTTGTAGCCGGCGTCCTTGACGGCGGCGGCGATGGCGTCGAGCGCGTCGGTGGTGGAGGCGAGGTTGGGGGCGAAGCCGCCTTCGTCGCCGACGGCGGTGGAGAGGCCCTTGGCCTTGAGAACCTTTTTGAGGGCGTGGAAAACTTCGGCGCCGGCGCGGAGAGCTTCGCTGAAGGTGTCGAAGTTGACCGGGCGGATCATGAATTCCTGGAAGTCGATCGGGGCGTCGGAGTGGGCGCCGCCGTTCATGATGTTCATCATGGGAACGGGGAGGACCTTGGCGTTGACGCCGCCGATGTAGCGATAGAGGGGGAGGCCGAGGGCGGCGGCGCCGGCGTGGGCGGCGGCGAGGGAGACGCCGAGGATGGCGTTGGCGCCGAGCTTCGACTTGGTCCTGGTGCCGTCGAGCTTGAGCATGGCGCGGTCGATGCCGACCTGGTCGAGCACATCGTAGCCGACAAGCGCGGGGGCGATGATGCCCTTGACGTTGCCGACGGCGGCGAGGACGCCCTTGCCGCCGTAGCGCTTCTTGCCGTCGACACCCTTGGGGAGTTGTTTGGCGGTGAGGGAACCGTCGCGGAGCTCGAGAGCTTCGTGTTCGCCGGTGGAGGCGCCGGAGGGGACGGCAGCGCGTCCGACCACGCCGGAGGCGAGGCGGACGTCAACTTCAACGGTCGGGTTGCCACGGGAGTCGATGATCTCGCGGGCGTTAATGCCTGTGATGGTGGTGTTGCTCATACGGATTAAAGGAAGGGCCGATCAAAGCGGCGCGGTGCGCGGGAGGGAAGCCGAAAGACCGCGCATGCGTTGCTCCAGGGTGCGCAGGGGTTGGACGGACGGGAAAGGAGGGGGGAAATGACGAATCTGATGTTACGCGGAAGGCCTTGAAGTGGCGCGGGCTTTTTCTCCCAAACGCCCGCTGACGGCGCGAAGCGCCGCCCGGAAATACGGGCGAGACGCCCGCGCCACGATGCTCCGCGTAACATCAGTTACGAATGATGGATGACGAAGGGATGCATCCTTGCGCCGCAGCGCTCCGGCGTCCCTGTAAATCCGGAACGGGTTTCAAAATTCGTCATTCGTCATTTGTCATTCGTAATTCCGCCAGGGGCGCTGCAATTTTTTCGGACCCGGACGGATAATCCGCGGTCAACTGATTTTCATGTCTTCCTCTGCCACACCTTCACCCTCGTCCACCTCCGGCCCCGGCTCCTTGCCGGCGTCTCCGGCCGGCCGGGATCGCGGCGCGGCGGGCGCAACAGGTCTGACCGCGGATGCGGGAGGAGCGGCGTCCTCCTCCTCCTCCGTTCGGGCGGCAACTTCTGTCGCTGTCGCCGGTCAACCGCGGCTGGCGTGGGTGCTGGTGGTGTGCACGGCGATCGTGTTCTGGCCGGTGACGCGGTGGGTGGCGACCGAGGCGGCGGCGCGGCAGCAGATCATGCAGGGGATCATCCTGCTCGGAGCGGCGGCGGCGCTTGTCGGCTGGCTGCACCGGCGCGAATTGCGCGTGCGCGGGCAGGTTGGCAACAGCGCGCTGCTGTTGCTGGCGCTGGCGTTCGGGTGCGTGGCGGTGGCGCGGTGGTGGGGGCGGCCATTGCTGGTGTTGCCGGGCATGGCGCTGGGGTTGGCGGGCTCCTTGCGGATGCTGTTTGGCGACATGCCCTACCGGCTGTTCCTGCGGCCGCTGGTGGTCGGGGTGTCGGCGTTGCTGGTGATCGTGCTGCTGTTTCCGGTGCTCGACTGGCCGCTGCGGCAACTGGCGGGGGTCAACGCGGCGCGGATTCTCGACGCGATCGGGGTGACGTCGGGGCTGAGTGTTTTCGGGCAGCCGGACGCGCCGCAACTGATGTTGCGGGCCGGGTCGCAATCGTTCGTGGTGGCGACGGAGTGCAACGGCTTCGGGCTGATCACGTCGAGCGCGCTGCTCGCGTTGCTGGCCGGCGGCATCAGCCGGCAGCCGGCGGTGAAATTGCTGGTGTTTGCGGTGGCGGGGGTGGCGTCGGGCTTTTTCTTCAACCTCCTGCGCATCCTCGTCATTTGCCTGCTGGCGCCGAAGTTCCCCGGGCATTACCACGCGATGCACGAAATCGTGGGCACGATCATGCTCTGGGCCGGCCTCGGGCTGGTCGGCTGGATGTCCTGGCGCAAGCAACCGGCAAAAACAGCCGGGACGAAAGCGACGGAAGCGGGCTGAAACGGCCGGACGCGACGGAAGCCGGTATCGCGAGCCAGGGGGTATCGGAAGCGAAGGTGGCACGGGCATCCTTGCCCATGAAGTGGCACGGGCTTCCAGCCCGTGTTCCGGAAGGCGGCGCTGTGCGCCGTCCACGGGCAAGGATGCCCGTGCCACTTTTACTGCCAATCGGCCAATCCGGCATTCCACCCCTTCCGATTTTACCGCGAGCCAGGGCGCCGCTGCGGTTTTCGGTTGAAGCGGGGCCGCCGGCGGATAGCGATTGTCATTTCTTATGGGACGTCAATGGCTCCACGCGAAACGCGCCATCGTTAACAACAAAAAGGGTCAGCTCGTCGGCAAGCTGGTGAAGGAAATCAGCGTCGCCGCCAAGCTCGGCGGGCCTGACACTGCGGCCAATGCCCGGCTCTTTGCCGCGGTCGAAAAGGCGCGCAAGGCGAGCGTCACCCGCGACGTGATCGAACGGGCCATCAACAAGGGCGCAGGCATCGGCGGCGAGAAAATGAGCATGGATTCCGTGACGTTTGAAGGCTACGCGCCGCACAAGGTGCCGGTCATCGTCGAGGCCTACACGGACAACGTCCAGCGCACCACGCCCGAGATCCGCGTGCTCTTCAAGAAGGGCGTGCTCGGGCAGGCGGGGAGCAACAAGTTTCTGTTCGACCACGTCGGTATTGTGGAAGCGCATACGGCGGTTCCGTCGGCGGGCGGCGGGGAGATCGATCTCGAGGCGGTGGCGATCGAGGCGGGCGCCGAGGATTTCGCGCCGCTGGCGCACGCCGAGAATGATGACATCCCGGAGGACCGGTCCGGCGCGCGTTTTACCTGCGGTCGCGCCGATGTGCATGCGGTGTCCACCTGGCTGGCGAACAACGGCTGGACCGTCGTCACGAGCGAGATCGGCCACGTGGCCAAGCAGTTTCCCGAACTCACCGACGAGCAGCGGGCCGATGTGGGCGAGTTTTTGCAGGCGCTGGAAGACCACGATGACGTGCAACGCGTCTGGGCCGCAGTGAAGTGAGGTGAACGGCGGGGAGGAGGCTTGCGCCGGCACGGGCGGGTTTTCGCTTTCAGTTTGCGGGGCTTCATCCTTTGCTTGGGCTTCATGAGTACCCGTCGCCTCTCCGCTACCATTGTCGTCATTGTTGTATTGCTCGCCGTTTTTATGGGCTTGCCCTGGCTGAGCCCGGCACGGGGCGTGGAGCGCCAGTGGAACAAGCTCGTCGACGGGGTTCAGGACAACGATTTCGAGGATGTGGCCGAAACCATCGCCCCGGACTACAAGGATTCATGGGGCCTCGCGCGCGATGAAGTCATCGCCATCGCCCGGGCCATGCGCCGCCAGTTCATGGTGTGCACGATCAGCCGTCATCCGCACCAGGTCCATTTTTCCGATGACAAAAAGGCCGCCACCGTGACGAGTGTGATCCGGCTCAACGGCAACGGTTCGCCCTTGGCCCAGCAGATGATCCAGTACTCGCAGCAGAGCGAGACGGAGACGACGTTCGAGTGGCGCCGCGAATCATGGAAGCCGTGGGACTGGAAGCTCGTCAGCGTGGCCAACCCGGCGGCCGACGAGGGTGTCCGGCTGCTCCAGCGCGAGATCGACAAGGCGCCCCAGGGATTGTCGCTGTAGCGATCAGTCGCAGGTCAAAAGCCGCATGTCGAAGGTCGCCAGCGGGTCCGCCTCGCAAAGCATTTTATACCAGCGTCCCGAATGTTTTTGATTTTACACCAAGGCCGCAAAGGACGCGAAGAAGGTAACTGGCAATCCTTTGCGCTCTTTGCGGCCTTTGTGTAAAAATCTGAAGGCTTTGGGGCTTTGATATTACCCGATACTCAAATGACCCGCATCGGCGGGCCAGTGAATGACTTTCGACTTTCAGACTTTTGACCTTTGACCGACCATCAGTACGGCTTGTGCTGTTCGACGGTGCCGTTGTCGGAATCGTCGATCTTGTAGCCGGCCAGCGACCGGAAGAGCTTGCGGATGTCGTGCAGGCCGCCCCAGGTAAACCAGATGCCGGTCACGACGGTGATCACACAGGGCAAGCCGATGGCCGTCACGTGCCAGAAACCGAGCCAGCCGGCGTTGGTCCATGGCTTGATCCACGAAACCCAGCCGGCCTGGCCGACGAGATTCCACGCGGTGCCGATGAGCATCACGCTAAACCAGAGCACGGCCCAGACGAAGAGACTGCCGGTGATCCACTTGTCGCCCGTGGAAAAGTTTTCGTCCACGCCGATGACGCGGGAGAATGTCCACTTGCGCTTC harbors:
- a CDS encoding transcriptional regulator: MPPGKPKNDPLNALLVRLGENVRRARWNRNLTQEKLAELVDLHPRVLQKIEAGQTNILVTTAMRLQAALACPWEELMPPITPRFTKPK
- a CDS encoding N-terminal cleavage protein; the encoded protein is MHNKITSPLRQRSRASAFTLIELLTVIAIIGILAAIIIPTVGKVRETARRIVDASNLRQIGQAALIFATDNQDTLPNKVSVAADATFGTNVGTGGTETVKAFAAALAVGGGLNDGTIWVSQGDTTTTKGTENQKVSTVIDGTTKQKFEANFSDINAAYGVTLGLIATDSSTTPIAFTRGILAATDGKWSKTLGVYKDAGGHIVFLGGNVQWYRNLTVNNTNGDLIKTDGTATKVIKETITSTRKMIEENNAGADGTAVAGTGT
- the nrdR gene encoding NrdR family transcriptional regulator, with product MRCPKCTSIEDKVIDSRISREGTTIRRRRECLECGHRFTTTETLVREGIVVEKRDGRREDFDRDKLLRAIRVACQKRPIDAEQISMLAEDVIDILEAQYDSEIPSRAIGDAVMQQLRKIDQVAYVRFASVYKEFRDVSEFMEEISTLGTKAGNEKTETENLPPSP
- a CDS encoding anthranilate synthase subunit II (TrpG; with TrpE catalyzes the formation of anthranilate and glutamate from chorismate and glutamine; TrpG provides the glutamine amidotransferase activity) produces the protein MLLVIDNYDSFTFNLVQYFGQLGVEQRVFRNDEITPAEALALNPDRVLISPGPCSPAEAGVSLDMIGAFAGKKPLFGVCLGHQSIGHYFGGKVVRADRLMHGKTSPILHKDTDVFRGLPQGFAATRYHSLLVERASLPDCLEITAETKEGEIMGLRHKTLPVWGVQFHPESIATEGGMKILENFLTLN
- a CDS encoding enolase → MSNTTITGINAREIIDSRGNPTVEVDVRLASGVVGRAAVPSGASTGEHEALELRDGSLTAKQLPKGVDGKKRYGGKGVLAAVGNVKGIIAPALVGYDVLDQVGIDRAMLKLDGTRTKSKLGANAILGVSLAAAHAGAAALGLPLYRYIGGVNAKVLPVPMMNIMNGGAHSDAPIDFQEFMIRPVNFDTFSEALRAGAEVFHALKKVLKAKGLSTAVGDEGGFAPNLASTTDALDAIAAAVKDAGYKLGKDITLALDVASSEFIDKKTGKYVFKKSDGRQFTGDEFVAYYKELTAKYPIDSIEDGCAENDWKTWKKLTDAIGDKVQLVGDDLFVTNVDFLRKGIEQGIANSILVKVNQIGSLTETLDAVEMAHKAKYTAVISHRSGETEDVTIADIAVATNAGQIKTGSASRSDRIAKYNQLLRIEEELGASAIYAGRL
- a CDS encoding exosortase, with translation MSSSATPSPSSTSGPGSLPASPAGRDRGAAGATGLTADAGGAASSSSSVRAATSVAVAGQPRLAWVLVVCTAIVFWPVTRWVATEAAARQQIMQGIILLGAAAALVGWLHRRELRVRGQVGNSALLLLALAFGCVAVARWWGRPLLVLPGMALGLAGSLRMLFGDMPYRLFLRPLVVGVSALLVIVLLFPVLDWPLRQLAGVNAARILDAIGVTSGLSVFGQPDAPQLMLRAGSQSFVVATECNGFGLITSSALLALLAGGISRQPAVKLLVFAVAGVASGFFFNLLRILVICLLAPKFPGHYHAMHEIVGTIMLWAGLGLVGWMSWRKQPAKTAGTKATEAG
- a CDS encoding transcriptional regulator is translated as MGRQWLHAKRAIVNNKKGQLVGKLVKEISVAAKLGGPDTAANARLFAAVEKARKASVTRDVIERAINKGAGIGGEKMSMDSVTFEGYAPHKVPVIVEAYTDNVQRTTPEIRVLFKKGVLGQAGSNKFLFDHVGIVEAHTAVPSAGGGEIDLEAVAIEAGAEDFAPLAHAENDDIPEDRSGARFTCGRADVHAVSTWLANNGWTVVTSEIGHVAKQFPELTDEQRADVGEFLQALEDHDDVQRVWAAVK